The Chryseobacterium sp. 52 genome includes a region encoding these proteins:
- a CDS encoding Rrf2 family transcriptional regulator, protein MKLNHFTDYSLRVLIYVNKKGKTTSSSLDELSEELNILRNHLIKVVQFLSKEELVITKRGKNGGIIISDKAMQTGLGSLIHLLEQDDSPIINCHTKPCVFMPFNCQLKSFFNIAYQAFLDSMNQHHLSDLAFNNWDHIFPGRQNVQNNA, encoded by the coding sequence ATTTATGTAAACAAAAAAGGGAAGACCACTTCATCTTCTTTGGATGAATTGTCTGAAGAGCTGAATATATTACGTAATCATCTCATAAAAGTGGTTCAGTTTTTATCTAAAGAAGAACTTGTCATTACAAAAAGAGGAAAAAACGGAGGAATTATTATATCTGATAAAGCGATGCAAACCGGATTGGGCAGCCTCATCCATTTATTGGAACAGGATGATTCTCCTATCATTAACTGCCATACGAAACCGTGTGTTTTTATGCCTTTTAACTGTCAATTAAAATCTTTTTTCAACATCGCTTACCAGGCTTTTCTGGACAGCATGAATCAGCATCACTTATCAGATCTGGCGTTTAATAACTGGGACCATATTTTTCCAGGCCGACAAAATGTGCAAAACAATGCTTAA
- a CDS encoding TM2 domain-containing protein, with amino-acid sequence MENYGYTKTEGTQNQQQFNIPYRSEKKIPAAILGILVGWLALNKFYLGYTKEGVIQLVLNIVTFGAASIIPFIEGILYLFMSDKQFDDTYVNGKKGWL; translated from the coding sequence ATGGAAAATTACGGTTATACAAAAACAGAAGGTACGCAGAACCAACAGCAGTTTAATATTCCTTACCGTTCGGAAAAGAAAATTCCGGCAGCAATATTAGGAATTCTTGTAGGCTGGCTGGCTTTAAATAAATTTTATCTGGGCTATACTAAAGAAGGGGTTATTCAGCTTGTTCTTAATATTGTCACTTTCGGAGCGGCTTCTATTATTCCTTTTATTGAAGGTATTTTATACCTGTTTATGAGTGACAAACAGTTTGATGACACGTATGTGAACGGGAAAAAGGGCTGGCTGTAA
- a CDS encoding bacteriocin, which produces MKKLTKKDLKNINGGSLRFPDANGNCPAGWYLCPTNVCIDDNGGENPIQPGDLHYRACFGHN; this is translated from the coding sequence ATGAAAAAATTAACAAAAAAAGATCTGAAGAACATCAATGGCGGAAGTTTAAGATTTCCGGATGCTAACGGAAACTGTCCTGCCGGATGGTATCTTTGCCCTACTAATGTATGTATAGATGATAACGGAGGAGAAAATCCTATTCAGCCGGGAGACCTTCATTACAGAGCATGCTTCGGACACAATTAA
- a CDS encoding GLPGLI family protein, which translates to MNVRSSIANVYEDLYTNGIHVISKQDGNIMYTNPEYDKKNKGKDYFFISNINSNTKDSKDFLFTESIGYSSESDYLVHDRVPKINWLIDENSTKSILGYECIKATAIFRGSDITAYFAKKIPYSVGPFKFYGLPGAILDVRVDRQNYDLWKAVKIETDNTDKIEYKPQFSDFEKVQMRKLIELKDKDRERFSNTITVPGSTGKSVGKRFGVEKVFEWETQSTDK; encoded by the coding sequence ATGAATGTTAGATCTTCTATTGCAAATGTTTATGAAGATTTATATACTAATGGGATCCATGTAATTTCTAAACAGGACGGAAATATTATGTATACAAATCCTGAATATGATAAAAAAAATAAAGGAAAAGATTATTTCTTTATTTCAAACATAAACAGTAACACAAAGGATTCAAAAGATTTCTTATTCACAGAGAGTATTGGATATTCTTCAGAAAGCGATTATCTTGTACATGATAGGGTTCCAAAAATAAACTGGCTAATAGATGAAAACTCTACTAAATCTATTTTAGGTTATGAATGTATAAAAGCAACAGCAATCTTTAGAGGATCGGATATTACCGCTTATTTTGCAAAAAAAATACCATATTCTGTAGGTCCGTTCAAATTTTACGGACTACCTGGTGCCATTCTCGATGTACGGGTTGACAGACAAAATTATGATTTATGGAAAGCTGTAAAAATTGAGACCGATAATACAGATAAGATTGAATATAAACCTCAATTTTCGGATTTTGAAAAAGTTCAAATGAGAAAACTGATAGAATTGAAAGATAAGGATCGGGAAAGGTTTTCAAACACAATAACAGTACCGGGAAGTACTGGAAAAAGTGTAGGTAAAAGATTTGGAGTTGAAAAAGTTTTTGAATGGGAAACACAATCTACTGACAAATAA
- a CDS encoding bacteriocin-like protein produces the protein MKNLKKIKRDQLKEIKGDQLKGIKGGAVLPDDDFCGTWCFGVWHPCTINHLACPQ, from the coding sequence ATGAAAAATTTAAAGAAAATCAAAAGAGACCAACTGAAGGAGATTAAAGGTGACCAATTAAAAGGAATCAAAGGAGGTGCTGTTCTTCCGGATGATGATTTTTGCGGAACATGGTGTTTCGGAGTCTGGCATCCATGTACTATTAATCATCTTGCTTGTCCTCAATAA
- the hemB gene encoding porphobilinogen synthase encodes MIHSRNRRLRVNESIRSLVRENILTTDDFVMPIFVMEGENQQEAIPSMPGIFRRSRDLTVKECKELFSLGVKSVNLYMKVSEHLKDNTGKEAWNKDGLMQQTIKAIKDAVPGMIVMPDVALDPYSIYGHDGIIENGKIVNDATNDALARMSVSHAEAGADIVAPSDMMDGRVLTIREALEESGFTDVGILSYSAKYASSFYGPFRSALDSAPKDDMDIPKDKKTYQMDFHNSREALNEVFKDIDEGADIIMIKPGLPYLDIVSKVREAIDLPIAVYNVSGEYAMVKAAAQNGWLDNDKTIIESLTCFKRAGADLIFTYFAKEAAMILNR; translated from the coding sequence ATGATACATTCAAGAAATAGAAGACTTAGAGTTAATGAATCTATCAGAAGTTTAGTAAGAGAAAATATCCTTACCACTGATGATTTTGTAATGCCGATCTTCGTAATGGAGGGCGAAAACCAGCAGGAAGCAATCCCGTCGATGCCGGGAATTTTCAGAAGGAGCAGAGATTTGACGGTAAAAGAATGTAAGGAATTATTTTCTTTAGGGGTAAAATCTGTCAATTTGTACATGAAAGTATCAGAACATCTGAAAGACAATACCGGAAAAGAGGCGTGGAACAAAGACGGACTGATGCAGCAGACGATTAAAGCAATCAAAGATGCGGTTCCGGGAATGATTGTGATGCCTGATGTAGCCCTTGATCCTTATTCAATTTACGGGCATGACGGAATCATTGAAAACGGGAAAATTGTGAATGACGCTACCAATGATGCATTGGCGAGAATGTCTGTATCCCATGCAGAAGCAGGAGCTGACATTGTGGCACCAAGTGATATGATGGATGGAAGAGTGCTGACAATCCGTGAAGCTTTGGAGGAAAGCGGATTTACGGATGTAGGAATTTTAAGTTATTCTGCAAAATACGCAAGTTCTTTCTACGGACCGTTCAGAAGTGCTCTGGACAGCGCTCCAAAGGATGATATGGATATTCCAAAAGATAAGAAAACCTATCAGATGGATTTCCACAACTCCCGTGAAGCTTTAAATGAAGTATTCAAAGATATTGATGAAGGGGCTGACATTATTATGATCAAACCGGGACTTCCTTATCTTGACATTGTTTCTAAAGTGCGTGAAGCCATTGATCTTCCGATTGCAGTCTATAACGTAAGTGGAGAATATGCGATGGTAAAAGCAGCAGCACAGAATGGTTGGCTGGATAATGATAAAACCATCATTGAAAGCCTTACGTGTTTCAAAAGAGCCGGAGCAGACCTTATTTTTACTTATTTCGCGAAAGAAGCAGCGATGATTCTGAACAGATAA
- a CDS encoding T9SS type A sorting domain-containing protein encodes MKKLLLLFIFIVAFVGFSNNMQAQLREPGSITQKSDDGVLIAYPNPAKDFLLIKAKDSALKIKSVTFYSILGTQVANYSVNMNSGEINIEKLKPGKYLIRYILSDNTQKVTQIVKQ; translated from the coding sequence ATGAAAAAACTTTTACTTTTATTTATATTTATAGTCGCTTTCGTTGGATTTTCCAACAATATGCAAGCACAGCTGAGAGAGCCGGGTTCCATCACACAGAAATCTGATGACGGTGTATTGATAGCATATCCAAATCCGGCAAAGGACTTTCTTTTGATTAAAGCGAAAGATTCTGCTTTGAAGATTAAAAGTGTAACTTTTTATTCAATTTTAGGAACACAGGTAGCTAATTACTCAGTCAACATGAATTCCGGAGAGATCAATATTGAAAAACTGAAACCCGGGAAATATCTGATTCGTTATATTTTAAGCGATAATACCCAAAAGGTTACTCAAATCGTAAAACAATAA
- a CDS encoding ABC transporter ATP-binding protein: MLKAEHIRKTYSAGEKVALDDFSIHVPQGSIYGLLGPNGAGKTSFIRIINQITQADSGDVFIDGNKLNPTHIRDIGYMPEERGLYKNMSVGDQILYFGELKGMTKNDALNEAKKWFEKLNIDQWWKKKLSELSKGMAQKIQFVVTVLHRPHLLILDEPFSGFDPVNANLIKDQIIDLKNNGTTIILSTHRMESVEEMCDYVALINNSKKIIDGKVFDVRERFKKNIFGVTLSGVDEAKFENFKGSYDIFNFSNENNLISFDLKNESGQNDILLDLVNIGKVRSFDEKIPSMNEVFINAVSNHS; encoded by the coding sequence ATGCTTAAAGCTGAACATATCAGAAAGACCTATAGCGCCGGGGAGAAAGTAGCATTGGATGATTTCAGCATCCATGTACCTCAAGGCAGTATTTATGGTCTTCTAGGTCCAAACGGAGCCGGAAAAACTTCTTTTATCCGTATTATCAACCAAATTACTCAGGCTGACTCCGGAGATGTATTCATCGATGGAAATAAACTTAATCCCACTCACATCAGAGATATCGGTTATATGCCTGAAGAAAGGGGTCTGTATAAAAACATGAGCGTGGGTGACCAGATCCTTTATTTCGGAGAACTGAAGGGAATGACCAAAAACGATGCTTTAAATGAGGCTAAAAAATGGTTTGAAAAGCTGAATATCGATCAATGGTGGAAAAAGAAACTTTCGGAGCTTTCGAAAGGGATGGCACAGAAGATCCAGTTCGTGGTAACTGTTCTTCACCGTCCCCATCTTTTGATCCTTGATGAACCTTTTTCCGGTTTTGACCCGGTTAATGCCAATTTGATTAAAGACCAGATCATTGATCTTAAAAATAACGGAACGACCATTATTCTTTCTACGCACAGAATGGAAAGTGTTGAAGAAATGTGTGATTATGTAGCGCTGATCAACAACTCCAAGAAAATCATTGACGGAAAAGTTTTTGATGTAAGAGAAAGGTTCAAGAAAAATATTTTCGGGGTTACTCTTTCAGGAGTGGATGAAGCTAAGTTTGAGAATTTCAAAGGCAGCTATGATATTTTTAATTTCTCCAATGAAAACAATCTGATTTCTTTTGATCTTAAAAATGAAAGCGGGCAGAACGACATCCTTCTGGATCTTGTGAACATAGGAAAAGTAAGATCATTCGACGAAAAAATCCCAAGTATGAATGAAGTGTTTATTAATGCCGTAAGTAATCATTCTTAA
- a CDS encoding ABC transporter permease — translation MNNIFLITKREFLTQVKKKSFIILTLLAPILLIGFGAVIGLMFKANESHSIIEVVDKSGLFKDQLKSNDKLNYVFVSAADEKAKINNLKDNESLDGILILPELKDHDYTGLENSTRLIVNAKMGFDTKQKIVSDISDVIKKEKIKQLGIEESQLNSLDKGFTLKTINVSDNNKEDSDLAFGVKSGLSILLMYVTFMFIIIYGVRVMRSVLEEKNNRVVEIIISSVKPFELMMGKILGVTLVALTQFLIWISMSVIGALVLNTGFASFQKNIPGGNEEIASKLDVAKIATQISHSLLELNFPLIIFVFIVFFLLGYIFYSSIYAAIGSAVDNETETQQFTLFAILPLTLGMYGSFSLMNNPDGPLGFWLSIIPFTSPVAMIARIPFGVPAWQIALSIVLLLGTTIFMIFLAGKIYRVGILMYGNKATLKEIWKWIRG, via the coding sequence ATGAACAATATTTTTTTAATTACGAAAAGGGAGTTTCTTACGCAGGTTAAGAAAAAATCCTTCATTATACTGACGCTCCTCGCTCCTATTTTACTGATTGGTTTCGGAGCAGTTATTGGCCTGATGTTTAAAGCTAATGAATCGCACAGCATCATTGAGGTTGTTGATAAAAGCGGGCTTTTTAAAGATCAGCTAAAATCTAATGATAAACTGAATTATGTCTTTGTCTCTGCAGCAGATGAGAAAGCGAAAATCAATAATCTGAAAGATAATGAATCGCTGGACGGTATCCTGATTCTTCCGGAGCTTAAAGATCATGACTATACCGGTCTGGAAAACAGTACCAGGCTTATTGTGAATGCAAAAATGGGCTTTGATACGAAGCAGAAAATTGTTTCGGACATCTCTGATGTGATCAAAAAGGAGAAGATCAAACAGCTTGGCATTGAAGAATCGCAGCTGAACAGTCTTGATAAAGGCTTTACTTTAAAAACCATCAATGTTTCTGATAATAATAAGGAAGACTCTGATCTTGCTTTCGGCGTAAAAAGCGGCTTAAGCATCCTATTAATGTATGTGACGTTTATGTTCATCATTATTTATGGAGTAAGGGTTATGAGAAGTGTTCTTGAGGAGAAAAACAACCGTGTGGTAGAAATCATTATTTCTTCTGTTAAACCTTTTGAACTGATGATGGGTAAAATATTAGGGGTAACTCTGGTAGCCTTAACTCAGTTTCTGATCTGGATTTCCATGTCGGTAATCGGGGCATTGGTTTTAAATACAGGATTTGCATCTTTTCAGAAAAACATTCCTGGTGGTAATGAAGAAATTGCCAGCAAGCTGGATGTAGCAAAAATTGCCACTCAGATTTCACACAGTTTATTGGAACTGAACTTCCCTCTGATCATCTTTGTATTTATTGTATTTTTCCTTTTGGGATATATTTTCTACAGTTCAATTTATGCTGCCATCGGTTCTGCAGTAGATAATGAAACGGAGACTCAGCAGTTCACTTTATTTGCTATTTTACCGCTTACTTTAGGGATGTACGGAAGTTTTTCACTGATGAACAATCCTGATGGTCCGTTGGGCTTCTGGTTGTCTATTATTCCGTTTACCTCACCGGTTGCAATGATCGCGAGAATACCTTTCGGCGTTCCTGCATGGCAAATTGCTTTGTCTATTGTATTATTACTGGGAACTACGATTTTCATGATATTCTTAGCCGGAAAGATATACCGTGTAGGTATTTTGATGTATGGGAATAAAGCTACTTTAAAAGAGATCTGGAAGTGGATCAGAGGATAG
- a CDS encoding porin family protein, which yields MKKLLLTSALALSTLSFAQIDFANTRFGVTAGGNYSRVRNAHNPSGPRFAFQGGALALIPIGKANQFYLQPEVLYYGAGETGKDKDAKGKDGYDAVYGNNYLSVPVYFKGYFSEAESEFFGMIGPRFNFLLNQNVKNAPVGRPYYDPDVTDPLYPSVSGKAASFNFALGLGVGYSYKRQLEIALKYDLGLSDTYPDLAKEKGGTDKGKSEQVMSLSLSYIFK from the coding sequence ATGAAAAAACTTTTATTAACCTCAGCATTGGCCCTTTCTACTCTGTCTTTCGCCCAGATCGACTTTGCAAATACAAGATTTGGTGTCACGGCAGGGGGTAACTATTCCAGAGTAAGAAATGCTCATAATCCTTCTGGTCCCAGATTCGCGTTTCAGGGTGGAGCTTTAGCTCTTATTCCGATCGGGAAAGCAAACCAGTTTTATCTGCAGCCGGAAGTCTTGTATTACGGTGCAGGAGAAACCGGAAAAGATAAAGATGCTAAAGGAAAAGATGGTTATGATGCAGTATACGGTAACAATTATCTGAGTGTACCTGTTTATTTTAAAGGATATTTTTCTGAGGCTGAATCAGAATTCTTTGGAATGATAGGTCCTAGATTTAACTTTCTGCTTAATCAGAATGTTAAAAACGCTCCGGTAGGAAGACCTTATTATGATCCGGATGTTACCGACCCTTTGTATCCTTCTGTAAGCGGAAAAGCGGCAAGCTTTAACTTTGCTTTAGGATTAGGAGTAGGCTATAGCTATAAGAGACAGCTTGAAATCGCTCTTAAATATGATCTTGGTCTTTCTGATACTTATCCTGATCTTGCCAAAGAAAAAGGAGGTACGGATAAAGGCAAGTCTGAGCAGGTGATGAGCCTTAGCTTAAGCTATATCTTCAAATAG
- the sucD gene encoding succinate--CoA ligase subunit alpha translates to MSILVNKDSKVIVQGFTGNEGTFHAGQMIEYGTNVVGGVTPGKGGSEHLGKPVFNTVADAVAKAGANVSIIFVPPAFAADAIMEAAEAGIKVIVCITEGIPVADMVKVKSYIADRDCRLIGPNCPGIITSEEAKIGIMPGFVFKKGKVGIVSKSGTLTYEAADQVVKAGYGVSTAIGIGGDPIIGTTTREALELFINDPETEAVVMIGEIGGGLEAEAARWYKASGSTKPVVGFIAGQTAPKGRTMGHAGAIVGGDEDTAQAKMEIMRENGINVVDSPADIGVTVAKVLG, encoded by the coding sequence ATGTCAATTTTAGTAAACAAAGATTCTAAAGTAATTGTACAAGGATTTACAGGGAACGAAGGTACTTTCCACGCAGGTCAGATGATTGAATACGGAACCAACGTAGTAGGGGGAGTAACTCCAGGAAAAGGAGGGTCTGAGCACTTAGGAAAGCCTGTATTTAATACTGTAGCTGATGCCGTTGCAAAAGCTGGAGCTAACGTAAGTATCATTTTCGTACCGCCTGCATTCGCGGCTGATGCGATCATGGAAGCTGCTGAAGCAGGTATCAAAGTTATCGTATGTATTACTGAAGGTATTCCTGTAGCGGATATGGTAAAAGTAAAATCTTACATCGCTGACAGAGACTGTAGATTAATCGGTCCAAACTGTCCGGGAATCATTACTTCTGAAGAAGCTAAAATTGGTATTATGCCAGGATTTGTTTTCAAAAAAGGTAAAGTAGGTATTGTTTCAAAATCAGGTACTCTTACTTACGAAGCTGCTGATCAGGTTGTAAAAGCTGGTTACGGTGTTTCTACAGCAATCGGTATCGGTGGTGACCCAATCATCGGAACAACAACAAGAGAAGCTTTAGAATTATTTATCAACGATCCTGAAACAGAAGCTGTTGTAATGATCGGTGAAATTGGTGGTGGACTAGAAGCTGAAGCTGCAAGATGGTACAAAGCTAGTGGATCTACTAAACCTGTTGTAGGATTTATCGCCGGACAGACTGCTCCTAAAGGAAGAACTATGGGACACGCTGGTGCTATCGTAGGAGGTGATGAAGATACTGCTCAGGCAAAAATGGAGATCATGAGAGAAAACGGAATCAATGTTGTAGATTCTCCTGCTGACATCGGTGTTACCGTTGCTAAAGTTTTAGGATAA
- a CDS encoding LpxD N-terminal domain-containing protein yields MRFHSPQKLKTIADLIGAKFIGSEDFEVLGTNEIHMVKQGEIVFVNHPKYYDKALNSAATIILIDKEVECPEGKVLLVSDDPFRDFNKINTHFTRIYNFTEELHDVEIGEGTRIHSSAVIGNNVVIGKNTLIFPNVVIGDRTVIGDNVVIQSGTVLGGDAFYYRKLNGNFDRLISVGNVVIENNVEIGNLCTIDRGVTDSTIIGEGSVLDNQIQIGHDTVIGKKCLIASQVGIAGCCIIGDEVTLWGQVGMASGNKIEAGSVILGKTGVNRDLKKGTYIGMFAEDFKGYLKKEVKLRNLK; encoded by the coding sequence ATGAGATTTCATTCTCCACAAAAGCTTAAAACGATTGCTGATTTAATCGGAGCAAAATTCATCGGTTCTGAAGACTTTGAAGTTTTGGGAACTAATGAAATTCATATGGTGAAACAAGGCGAGATTGTTTTTGTAAACCATCCAAAATATTACGATAAAGCGTTAAATTCTGCGGCAACAATTATTTTAATTGATAAAGAAGTTGAATGCCCGGAAGGAAAGGTGCTGTTGGTTTCTGATGACCCTTTCAGAGATTTTAATAAGATCAATACCCATTTTACGAGAATATATAACTTCACAGAAGAACTTCACGATGTAGAAATTGGAGAAGGAACCAGAATTCATTCTTCTGCAGTGATCGGTAACAATGTAGTTATTGGAAAAAATACCCTTATTTTCCCAAATGTTGTCATTGGCGACAGAACAGTGATTGGTGATAATGTGGTCATCCAGTCCGGAACCGTACTGGGTGGGGACGCTTTCTATTACAGAAAACTTAATGGCAATTTTGACCGTCTGATCTCAGTAGGAAATGTCGTTATTGAAAATAATGTAGAGATTGGAAACCTTTGTACCATTGATAGAGGAGTTACAGATTCTACCATCATTGGAGAAGGATCCGTTTTAGATAATCAGATTCAGATTGGCCACGACACCGTGATCGGGAAGAAATGTCTTATCGCTTCACAGGTGGGTATTGCAGGATGCTGCATCATTGGTGATGAAGTAACGCTTTGGGGGCAGGTTGGTATGGCTTCCGGAAATAAAATCGAAGCAGGGTCTGTTATTCTTGGTAAAACAGGAGTTAACCGAGATCTTAAAAAAGGAACCTACATCGGGATGTTTGCAGAAGATTTTAAAGGCTATCTGAAAAAAGAGGTAAAGCTGAGAAATCTCAAATAA
- the efp gene encoding elongation factor P, whose product MATSNDIRKGLCIEFSNDIFKVVEFMHVKPGKGPAFVRTKLKSVTNGKVLDNTFSAGHKIDEVKVITRKFQYLYDDENGFHFMNNDDFSQLYLDKEMIENAQFMKAGEEVTIILKEVDETPLSAELPQSVYLEVIEADPGIKGNTATNALKNAIVETGARVNVPLFIEPGDKIKVNTEDGSYLERVK is encoded by the coding sequence ATGGCAACAAGTAACGATATAAGAAAAGGACTTTGCATCGAGTTTAGCAATGATATTTTCAAAGTAGTTGAATTTATGCACGTAAAGCCAGGAAAAGGACCTGCTTTCGTAAGAACAAAACTGAAATCAGTAACCAACGGAAAAGTACTTGATAATACTTTTTCTGCAGGACATAAAATTGATGAAGTAAAAGTAATCACCAGAAAGTTCCAGTATCTTTACGATGATGAGAATGGTTTCCACTTCATGAATAATGATGATTTCTCTCAATTATACTTAGATAAAGAAATGATCGAAAATGCTCAGTTTATGAAAGCTGGTGAAGAAGTAACGATCATTCTGAAAGAAGTTGACGAAACTCCGCTTTCTGCTGAACTTCCTCAGTCAGTTTATCTGGAAGTTATTGAAGCTGATCCGGGGATCAAAGGAAATACAGCCACCAATGCTCTTAAAAACGCAATCGTTGAAACAGGAGCAAGAGTAAATGTTCCTTTGTTCATTGAGCCGGGAGACAAAATCAAAGTAAATACTGAAGACGGTAGCTACTTGGAAAGAGTAAAATAA